The genomic stretch caggccttcggcttccatatcccatacatgcagtgtacggctaatttgcctacaaacgtcaggtggtcataataatctggccactcagtgtgtgtgtgtgtgtattttagaggcctggtgtgtgaattcgtgcatgggtggggtccggccagcctggccagggggaggggacatgggcagttggccggcctgcctgttggtcgaactcctggtcgaggggccaatttgcatattagccttttattatataggttatacactgagtggccagattattatgcgttcagagatcataataatctggccactcaatgtatatttcagagaggaagagagagggagagatagaaacatcaatgatgaaagagaatcatcacaccccccctactggggattgagcctgcaatccaggcatgtgcccttgactggaattgaacctgggatcctgcagtcctcaggctgacgctctatccactgagccaaaccagctacggctcCTTTTtatgatctatttttaaaagctgccaCTAGAGCTTCTATAAAGCTCCATCTGGTGGTTTTGCATCCGTGTCAGTGGTGGTCCCCGTGGGTACCTCCATGTGTCCCACAGTGCCTGCTCATGTGCCAAGTGTCTGAAACACTTTCCATGCAGCTGTCACCTGTCCACCCTTCCTTACTGAGCTGCCCTGGTCACCATCCTTACAGGCTTTGCCCTCCACGTCTGAAATGGGggtgagcagaggccaggacccACTGTTACCCTGGACTCCCACTCACGACCCCTTCCAGGGTCCCAACTCCAGTGCCCTCCAGTTCTCATCTGAAATGATCAGACTATagcccgggcagggcagggcagggcagggcagggtctccACGAACCCTCCCATTTGCCGAATGACAGTGTGAAGCACCTGCAGTGTCCTGAGAGCCTAGGCTGTGCTGAGCCCTGTCCCTAAATTATCACCTTCAATTGCAAGGAAGGCCTAGCACTGATGCCCCCTTCTCTAGGCATGGCCcattccttccccaccctccaggcCTCACCCTGACTCCACAGGGTGAGGAGGCATTGTTAGTTGGCTCTGATTCTACCAGACCGGGGGGTAGGGGTTTGGGTGTGGGGAAAACAGGGGGGTTGCTGAGTCACTACCCCTGTCCCCAACCTAATCTCCCCGCTCTGCTTATGTAGTCTTTGTGGCTCTCGGGGGCCTCCAAGGGCCTACCCATCTTGTCCACCCCAAAGGGCACCTCTGGAGAGGGGTGAAGGGCAGACAGAACACAGAAAGGGTTGGCCAGTCcgggtctttttatttttaaatatatttttattgatttcagagaggaagggagagggagagagatagaaacatcaatgatgagagagaatcattgattagctgcctgactcctgcatgacccctactggggatttgagcctgcaatccgggcatggaatcaaacccttcagtctgcaggccgatgctctatccactgagcctaaccagcttGGGCCAGGCGGGTCTTTATTTGAGTTTGGGCATGATTCGGATGAAGAGGATCATGCTGATGAAAATGAAGCAGACAATGATAAGCATCGCCCAAAGCAGCCAGTTGACGGATTTCTGTGTGTGCTGCTCCAGCCGTTCTGATTCTGTCTTCAGCTTCTCCAGGTTCTGGTCGGCCATCTTGAGTGAGTGCGACAGGGTCTAGGGGTGAGAGTATAAAGGACTGGGGTCAGTGTGGACTCCCCCTACTGCCCTGGGGCAAGTCAGCACCTCTTGGCCGTGGCTGGTGCTGTTTCCTCAGCTGGGAATCTTGTCTGCTACCAAATTTGTATTTATCCAGCCAAGTCCCAGCCACAATGCCCCTCTACTGGGAAACCTTCTCTATGTCCCAGGGCAGAAGCCGCAGTTCCCATAGTCCTCACACCTGGTTGTCCTTCTTGATGACACTCTGGGCGGCCAGTGTGTTGGTCTTAAGGCTCCGGGCCAGGCCTAGCATTTCTTCTGCCAGCTTCTCCTGGAGGTTCTGGTGCTGCTGCAGGACGAGGTCTAGCTCGGCTGCTGACTGCTTCTCATCCCTGGGCCTGGGACCTGCCACCCCACTGACCTCACACACGGTGGACAGGTAGACATGAGATGGgcgtggggtgggaggtgggggaagagacaAACATGTTCCCAGGGAACCCAGAGGTTATGGCTACAGCTACTGGCCCCTTCTTTGCTTTGGCTTCTGGGTAAAGCATTCCCGGAAGTGGCGTCTGATGGGTTAGACGCTTGTGGTGGCTCCTCAGTGGTCCAAGATTtgtccagccctcctccccccagtgctGCCCAAGGGCTGAGGACACTCACGTTCTCTTCCTCACATCCAGCTTGGGCTCTGGAAGAGGAACAGGCCACGCAGAAAGGAGAGGATTGGTTCTCTGCATTCTGGTTTCTTGACCATTACCTGGGATGGGTCTGCTACACATAGACCCTTCCCCAACTTGTCTGCTGCCCAGCAGGCTCCTGATCACCCCTCAAAGCTCTAGCTCAAATGCCCTTTTGTCTGGGATGTTTTCCTCACCCCCATCTGGGCTTCCCCTGGccccaggtccctccccctggttTCCTCTGGGCACCACTTCCTCTGTCACAGCTGCCCCCTCCAGACATGACTTGGTAATGCCCCCAGGGACACTCCCTGGGCTGTGGAGGACCCTGTGGGAGCCAGATGAGGCACAAGGGATGGGGGGCAGCAAGGTCACATGTTATGTCCCAGGCAGTTGGGACTTGAGTCCTGTTCTGCTCAGGGCAACTCACCTCCAGCAGAGTCCTGTGGGAAAAAGGGACAGGCGGGAGGTCACGTACCTTGTCATGCCCCCAAACCCGTCCTTTCTGCTCTCAGAA from Eptesicus fuscus isolate TK198812 chromosome 6, DD_ASM_mEF_20220401, whole genome shotgun sequence encodes the following:
- the USE1 gene encoding vesicle transport protein USE1, yielding MAASRLELNLVRLLCRCEAMAAEKRDPDEWRLEKYVGALEDMLQALKAQTSKPVCEVINEYSRKVDFLKGMLQAEKLTSSSEKALANQFLAPGRVPTTARERVPATKTVHLQSRARYTSEMRSELLGMDSAGEPKLDVRKRTGVAGPRPRDEKQSAAELDLVLQQHQNLQEKLAEEMLGLARSLKTNTLAAQSVIKKDNQTLSHSLKMADQNLEKLKTESERLEQHTQKSVNWLLWAMLIIVCFIFISMILFIRIMPKLK